A genomic stretch from Malus domestica chromosome 15, GDT2T_hap1 includes:
- the LOC103425189 gene encoding uncharacterized protein — protein sequence MLNWLDYISILFILLQPNCTMSSDNSTDGSCKSRRVLSDLTNRPIKRGLSMVSAASGAKSRDEFGKIVDLENRGSKFAKQLSLGVEDLVGEKCKTKTGADCNPEALSSPKGTQESVFSPTYSDIDDSSNDNSDSVTLTMSNDMGERSSDSGANAGSALEVSDALMDNCSSIASISKCSGMSKKDCCGGGGKCQYDKPGHISEVNQSGPLYEGLVTVVRGNNEKDLGGGKVATTKYDSNEWSRLPRSQSCSKSHEFKKLERCTTLKGGGSADLNVGDDLLKDCSCSFCLKAAHILSDLQYQDIKGRIAALKRSKKEASVLVEKSVRGKEINTKGQLHPNKASKSEYDLSSQWRSLFLNMKDVLVHESNHLEDCYVSLKNLRDNCKTELEITSGMPSEKQ from the exons ATGCTTAATTGGCTTGATTATATTTCGATTTTGTTTATCCTTTTGCAACCGAATTGCACTATGAGTAGTGATAATTCAACCGATGGGTCTTGCAAATCCCGACGGGTTCTCAGTGATTTGACCAACCGGCCCATAAAAAGGGGGCTTTCGATGGTTTCAGCTGCTTCGGGTGCTAAATCTCGAGATGAGTTTGGTAAAATTGTTGATTTGGAAAATAGGGGTTCGAAATTTGCAAAGCAATTGTCTTTAGGGGTTGAGGATTTAGTAGGAGAGAAATGCAAGACCAAAACTGGAGCAGATTGTAACCCTGAAGCTTTGTCTTCGCCTAAGGGCACACAGGAATCAGTGTTTTCGCCTACTTATAGTGACATTGATGATTCGTCGAATGACAACAGCGATTCTGTTACCTTGACTATGTCAAATGATATGGGGGAAAGGTCCAGTGACAGTGGAGCTAATGCGGGCAGTGCTCTAGAAGTCAGTGATGCATTGATGGATAATTGCTCGTCCATTGCTTCAATTTCAAAATGCTCAGGAATGAGTAAGAAAGACTGTTGTGGTGGTGGGGGGAAATGTCAATATGATAAACCCGGACACATTTCAGAAGTTAATCAAAGCGGTCCTCTATATGAAGGATTAGTCACTGTTGTTCGCGGTAATAACGAAAAGGATCTTGGAGGTGGTAAAGTGGCAACAACCAAATATGATTCTAATGAGTGGTCGAGGTTGCCTAGGTCGCAAAGTTGCTCAAAATCCCACGAATTCAAAAAGTTGGAAAGATGCACGACTCTTAAAGGTGGTGGCAGTGCTGATTTGAATGTAGGTGATGACTTGCTCAAAGATTGCTCTTGTTCGTTTTGCTTGAAAG CTGCTCACATCTTGTCGGATCTCCAATACCAGGATATCAAGGGTCGAATTGCTG CATTGAAGAGGAGTAAAAAAGAAGCGAGCGTATTGGTTGAGAAAAGTGTCAGGGGGAAGGAGATTAATACTAAGGGCCAACTACACCCAAACAAAGCGTCAAAAAGTGAATATGATCTCTCGAGTCAGTGGAGATCACTCTTTCTTAACATGAAGGATGTGCTTGTTCATGAAAGCAACCATCTT GAAGACTGTTATGTCTCACTAAAAAATTTGAGGGACAACTGCAAGACGGAACTTGAAATTACCAGTGGAATGCCTTCCGAGAAACAATAG
- the LOC103411895 gene encoding G-type lectin S-receptor-like serine/threonine-protein kinase LECRK4, translated as MRAFGYRQSNFDHTLFLKRQNGKLTALIVYVDDMVVTGIEVSRSSSGIFLSQRKYIIDLLHETGMSACQPVATPLEEGLKLNVDPNQVPVDKGRYQRWKPHTSFLIISIANGSRGFVSGVVDYGGLVILIHLVLRFWVCTEWVRDSYIRATLDFDGIFMLYSYPKNFTGIASWSSPLWYQPVDICQALMEDMGVGVCGYNSVCKMNQDHRPTCECPRGFSFLDPKDLYRGCKPDFRQGCEGDEVQSPRKDLYDVELQTNTDWPTPDYVRLKPFTAEKCKESCFQDCLCAVAVFRSETCWKKKLPLSNGRVQFNLNSQTFIKVRKDNVTPQFPPMPIPDDKEKSKTTVVRVGSALLGTSIFVNVAALCLGFFFIFRKKPVRSSTDIVLDSNLHSFSYEELQEATNGFKEELGKGAFGVVFKGAMQIGSGVKVAVKKLRYVMQDVEKEFKTELNVIGKTHHKNLVRLFGYCDEGQQKLLVYEFLSNGTLASFLFSDIKPSWKQRIEIAYGIAKGLLYLHEECSTQIIHCDIKPHNILLDDYYTPRKSAARRLSIVAKLLMMNQSQTHTAIRGTKGYAAPEWFCGSGFAPSGAILVHIH; from the exons ATGAGAGCATTTGGTTATAGACAAAGTAActttgatcatactttgttcttGAAAAGACAGAATGGGAAGCTTACTGCACTTATTGTGTATGTAGACGATATGGTGGTAACAG GGATTGAGGTGTCGAGAAGCAGTTCTGGAATTTTTTTGTCTCAGAGgaagtatattattgatttgttgcacgAAACTGGCATGTCAGCTTGTCAGCCAGTAGCTACACCATTAGAAGAAGGATTGAAGCTTAATGTTGATCCTAATCAAGTACCAGTTGACAAAGGAagataccaaag GTGGAAACCGCACACTTCATTTCTCATAATCTCAATTGCAAATGGAAGTCGCGGGTTTGTGAGCGGCGTTGTGGATTATGGTGGGTTG GTTATACTTATACATTTGGTTTTGCGGTTCTGGGTTTGCACCGAGTGGGTGAGGGACAGCTACATAAGGGCAACCCTTGATTTTGATGGGATTTTCATGCTATACTCTTACCCGAAAAATTTCACTGGAATCGCAAGCTGGAGTAGTCCTCTGTGGTATCAGCCGGTTGATATTTGCCAAGCACTTATGGAAGACATGGGCGTTGGTGTTTGCGGATACAACAGTGTCTGTAAGATGAATCAAGATCATAGGCCAACCTGCGAATGCCCAAGagggttttcttttcttgatccCAAGGACTTGTACCGAGGCTGTAAACCTGATTTTAGACAAGGCTGTGAAGGAGATGAGGTACAAAGTCCCAGAAAAGATTTGTATGATGTCGAATTGCAGACAAATACTGATTGGCCAACCCCAGATTATGTGCGGCTAAAACCTTTTACAGCGGAGAAGTGCAAAGAGTCTTGCTTTCAAGATTGTTTGTGCGCTGTTGCTGTTTTCCGGTCTGAAACCTGCTGGAAAAAGAAGTTACCTCTCTCAAACGGGAGAGTGCAGTTCAATCTTAATTCACAGACCTTCATCAAAGTCCGAAAGGATAATGTAACTCCGCAGTTTCCTCCAATGCCAATTCCAGATGATAAAGAGAAGAGCAAGACCACTGTTGTACGTGTGGGATCAGCACTATTAGGTACCtccatatttgttaatgttgctGCTCTCTGTCTCggttttttcttcatattcCGGAAGAAACCGGTAAGATCTAGTACCGATATTGTTTTGGACTCGAATTTGCACTCTTTTAGCTATGAAGAGCTACAAGAAGCTACAAATGGATTCAAGGAAGAATTAGGAAAGGGTGCTTTTGGAGTGGTTTTCAAAGGGGCGATGCAAATTGGTTCTGGTGTCAAAGTGGCGGTGAAGAAGCTACGCTATGTTATGCAAGATGTCGAGAAGGAGTTTAAAACAGAACTGAATGTAATTGGTAAGACGCATCATAAGAATCTGGTTCGTCTTTTCGGATATTGTGATGAGGGGCAACAGAAATTGCTAGTTTATGAGTTCTTGAGCAATGGCACATTGGCAAGCTTTCTTTTTTCTGATATCAAACCAAGTTGGAAACAGCGAATTGAAATCGCTTATGGCATTGCGAAAGGGCTTTTGTACTTGCATGAAGAGTGCAGCACGCAGATTATCCATTGTGACATAAAGCCACATAACATACTTCTCGATGATTATTACACTCCTCGGAAGAGTGCAGCACGCAGATTATCCATTGTGGCAAAACTTTTGATGATGAATCAGAGCCAGACTCATACCGCTATCCGAGGAACAAAAGGTTATGCTGCACCTGAGTGGTTTTGCGGTTCTGGGTTTGCACCGAGTGGTGCAATTTTGGTgcatattcattaa